The Agromyces mariniharenae genome includes a window with the following:
- a CDS encoding DeoR/GlpR family DNA-binding transcription regulator, giving the protein MYATERHQQIADTLELVGRVSVAGLARDFGVTTETIRRDLDALEEAGRLRRVHGGAVPAEQSALAETSLVERLGRNAEQKDAIARAALHLVPPTFRGSVLIDSGSTTGRLAELIENWSPDVPGATLDISTNSVPLAARLHAAANPHLQLRSLGGAVRGITGAAVGPTTIAQLSDIRPDLAFVGANGVSSAFGFSTPDETEAAAKAAMVHAARRVVVLADSTKLDAESLVRFACLDEVDTLITDAAPPPELAEALADADVQVVLA; this is encoded by the coding sequence ATGTACGCGACGGAGCGACACCAGCAGATCGCCGACACGCTCGAGCTCGTCGGTCGCGTCTCGGTCGCGGGCCTCGCACGCGACTTCGGCGTCACGACCGAGACGATCCGCCGCGACCTCGACGCGCTCGAGGAGGCCGGGCGCCTGCGTCGCGTCCACGGCGGCGCGGTCCCCGCCGAGCAGTCGGCCCTCGCCGAGACCTCCCTCGTCGAGCGCCTCGGCCGCAACGCCGAGCAGAAGGACGCGATCGCGCGTGCCGCACTTCATCTCGTCCCGCCGACCTTCCGCGGCTCCGTGCTGATCGATTCCGGCAGCACCACCGGCCGGCTCGCCGAGCTCATCGAGAACTGGTCACCCGACGTCCCCGGCGCGACGCTCGACATCTCCACGAACTCCGTGCCGCTCGCCGCGCGACTGCACGCCGCCGCGAACCCGCACCTGCAGCTGCGCAGCCTCGGCGGAGCGGTTCGCGGCATCACCGGCGCGGCCGTCGGCCCGACCACCATCGCCCAGCTCAGCGACATCCGCCCCGACCTCGCCTTCGTCGGCGCCAACGGGGTGAGCTCCGCGTTCGGCTTCTCCACGCCCGACGAGACCGAGGCGGCCGCGAAGGCCGCGATGGTGCATGCGGCCCGGCGCGTCGTGGTGCTGGCCGACTCGACGAAGCTCGACGCCGAGTCGCTCGTGCGGTTCGCGTGCCTCGACGAGGTCGACACGCTCATCACGGATGCCGCGCCGCCGCCCGAGCTCGCCGAGGCCCTCGCCGACGCCGACGTGCAGGTGGTGCTCGCATGA